A segment of the Acidobacteriota bacterium genome:
ACCAAGCTTGGCAGCAACAAGCGCGTCTCGGTGGACGTGCGCGTCGTGGCCGCGACCAATCGCGATCTGGAAGCGATGCTGATGAAGGGGGAGTTCCGCGAAGATCTCTATTACCGGCTCAAGGTGATCGAGATCCTGGTCCCCGCGCTGCGCGAGCGCCGCGACGAGATCCCGCACCTGATCGACTTCTTCACGGCGAAGTACTCGCGCAAGTACAACCGTCCGGCACGCCCGGTGAGCGACGAGTTGCGGCAGCAATTCATGGAGTACGAGTGGCCGGGCAACATCCGCGAGCTGGAGAACATGATCAAGCGGATCGTGATCCTGCAGGACGAGCAGCTCGTGATCAGGGAAATCGAGCGCAACATGCGGCGCGCCGCGCTCGGCCCCGCGGCGGCGCTCGCCGGATCCCCGCAGGGGTTCGCGGCGATGATGCAGGGGGCCCACATGGCGTCGGTGCCGGTCGGCATGATGATGCCGGGCGGCGCGGCCATGTCGGCGCTGGCGGGCACGAGCGCCGCGATGGCGGCGCCGGCGGCCGACGCGCCCGCGGCCGCCGAGCAGCCGGGCCAGGTCTCGCTCTCCGAGGTGGCGCGCGCGGCGTCGATGCAGGCCGAGCGCGTCGCGATCGAGCGCACGCTGCGCCAGGTTCATTGGAACCGGCGCAAGGCGGCCCAGCTGCTCGGCGTGAGCTACAAGACGCTGCTGAACAAGATCAAGGAGTGCGGGATCTCGCGGCGCTGAGCGCTTCGCCTTCTCAGTTCGTCAGTAACTCCTTTCCCATCCTGAGCACTCCCGTTCAAGCACCGCGCGCGCCGCGGCGCGCGGGAGTGCGATATTCGCCGCGGAAAACCTGCGCTTTTCCCAACTCGTACAAAAACTTTTCCTCGCGTGGCACCCCACTTGCTCGAAAAGGCGCAGCGATACGCGTGAGCTGCCGTGCGGCCGCGCTCGTTCAGAAGGTGACGCGACTCATGGGGACAACCAATCTGGCGCGCGACGAGAGGCACGAGTTCGAAGTGCGATCCATGCCGTCGCCGCCGGCGGGCGCCGAGGCGTGCGATCCGGAGACGCTGCGCGAGCGGGTGAGAGCGATGCTCGAGCGCCGGCCCTCGCGCTACACACTGCTCCTCGGCCATGGCGACCAGATGCTGGAGGTGCGCGAGCTGATCGACCGCGTCGCCGACACCGATGTCACGGTCCTCGTGCGCGGCGAAAGCGGCACCGGCAAGGAACTGGTCGCGCGGGCCATCCACGCCGCGTCGCTCCGCCGCGACAAACCGTTCGTGAAGGTCAACTGCGCCGCGCTGCCCACCGAGTTGCTGGAGTCCGAGCTGTTCGGCTTCGAGCGCGGCGCGTTCACGGGGGCGGTCCAGCAGAAGCCCGGCAAGTTCGAGTTCGCCAACCAGGGGACGATGTTCCTCGATGAGATCAGCGAGATGCCGCCGCCGCTGCAGGCAAAGCTGCTCCACGTGCTGCAGGACGGCGAGTTCTCCCGGCTTGGCGGCCGGCACGACGTGCAGGTGGACGTGCGGGTCGTCGCCGCCACCAATCGCGACCTGGAAGGCGCCGTGGCTGACGGCCAGTTCCGCGAAGACCTCTTCTTCCGCTTGAACGTCGTCTGCATCACGCTGCCGCCGTTGAGGCAGCGCCGAGAGGAGATCCCGCTGCTCGCCGAGTACTTCATCCAGAAGTATGCCGAGCACTACAACCGGCCGCCGCTGGCGCTCCAGCAGGACATCCTCCACCTGCTCGTCGGGTACGCGTGGCCGGGCAACGTGCGGGAACTGGAGAACATGGTGAAGCGCATGGTCGTGCTCGGCACCGACGTCCCGATCCGGCGCGAGATCACCCAGGCGCTCGCGCAGCGGCCGCTCGTCACCGGCCCGATCCCGGCGCTCGTGGCCAACCGACTGGACACGCCGGTGCCGCCGGACGCAACCGCGGCGGGGGAGGCCGGTATCGCGGCACCGGTGGAGGCCGCCGGCGCGCCGGCCCCATCAGTGCCGGCGGCGCGCACCGACGCCGCACCGGATCCGATGGCGCCGTGCTCGCTGAAGGAGATCGCACGCCACGCGGCCCGCGAAGCCGAGCGCGAGCTCATCGCCCGCACTCTGCAGCACACCCGGTGGAACCGTCGCGAGGCGGCGGAGATCCTCGGCATCAGCTACAAGGCGCTGCTCTACAAGATCAAGGACGCGGATCTGGATCGCGCCTCGTGACCGCAATGACCCCCGATGCGTTCTACGACGAGGATGTTCGCGTGCTGACGCCGGAAGCCTTCGAGTTCGTGCTCGGCAACGAGCTGAAGCGCGCGATGCGTTCGCAGAACTTCGTGACGCTGGTGGTCATGGAGACCGCGCCCGAAGACGACGGCCAGCAGGACGATCCCGTGCGCCACGTGACGCGGATCGTCAGCCGCGAGGTGCGCGAAACCGATCTGATGACCCGCACGGGCGAGGGGGTCTCCGTCGTGCTGCTCGACGCCGACATGAACAGCTCCATGCGCGTCATCGACCGGCTGATGACGCGGTTCGATCACTACGAATTTCCCCGCCCGGTTTCGATCACCGTTGGTGCGGCGAGCTGCCCCGCGGACGGCACCGACCCCGCTTCGCTCCGGCACGCGGCAGCCACCCGGCCGGTCGTGACCCGCCGGCCGCGCCGGCGCGCCTCCAATGCCTGAGCAACGAACCAGTGAAGAAGGAAACTGTGATGACACCAGCATTCGCGATCGTGATGACCGGGCTGCTCGCCGCGCAGGCGGTGGCACCCACGCTCGCCCAGACCTCCAGCGCGTCCCACCCGGCGCTGCGCACCCAGACCGGATCGGCCGCCGCGCGCCCCGCGACAGGTGACACGACGACCACGCCGCCCGCGCCGGCGCCGACCACGGGCGCCAGCCCGGCCGCACACGACTACCGGCTGTCGGCCGGCGACAAGCTGCGCGTCGAGGTGTACCGCGATCAGCAGCTCTCGCAGTCGGTTCAGATCAGGCCCGACGGCAAGATCACGCTTCCGCTGCTCGGTGACGTACAGGCGGCCGGGCTCACCCCGATCGCGCTGCGTGACCGCCTGACGACGTCGCTGAAGGAATACATCACCACTCCGGTCGTCACCGTCATCGTTGTCGAGGCCACGCCGGCAACCGTCTTCGTCATGGGCGAGGTCAAAGCGCCAGGGCCGCAGCCGCTGCGCGGCAGCATGACGGTGCTCGAGGCGCTGGCGATGGCGGGCGGGTTCCTCGACTTCGCCAAGACGAGCGACATCCGCGTGCTGCGCAAGGCACCGGCGGGCACCGAAACGCTGAAGTTCAACTACAAGAAGGCGCTCAAAGGCGAAGGTGAACCGATCGTCCTGCGCGCGGGCGACATCGTGGTGGTGCCGTAGCCATGCGCCGCGCTGCGTACACGATCGCCGTTGCCGCCGTACTGGCGCTCCCCGGCGCCGCGGCGGCCCAGACGCCGGAACTCGAGCCGACGCCGGCGCCCGGCTGGGCGTTCACGCCCACGGTGACGGTCGGATGGCTGTGGGACAACAACGTCGCGCTCGTCAACGAAGGCTTCGAGCAGGACATCCGCGGCGACCACCTCCTGGTGATCACGCCCGGGGGCACGCTCGACTATCTGGGAAAGTACACGACCTTCCGCGCCGGGTACGGCGGCACGCTGCGGCGGCATCGCGACCTTGGGGCGCTCGACAGCTACGACCAGCGGCTGCGGTTCGGCCTGACACACCGTCCGACGTCGCGGGTCACGATGTTCGGGCGCTACGGCTTCAGCGAGCTGCCCACGACCGAAGAGACGGAGCTGAACGGCGTGCCCTTCCGCCGCGTGGGATCGCAGGTGCACAACGTGACGGGCGGCGCCGAGGCACGCCTCAGCAAGCTGACAACGCTGCGCGCATCGTATGAGTTCGTGGACGCGGCGTTCGATCACACCCGCATCCTGCCCACCTTCGTCACGGGAGGGCGTTCGCACGGCTTCAACGCGGATCTCACGCGCCGCCTGACCGAGCGAGTGTCACTGGGTGGCCTGTACGAAGTCCGGTTCGCGACGATCGAATCGCAGGCGAGCGCGGATGAACCGCTGGTGTTCCAGATTGTCGGCGGCACCGTCGGCCTCCAATTGGCGCCGCATACCAGCCTGTCGGTCGCCGGCGGCCTCTCCACGCTGAACGACAAGCGGCTCGATGAGACCAGCGTCGGCCCATTCGCGCGGGCGGGGCTCACGCACGCGCTCGAGCGCGCGGTCTTCAACACCGGGTACGAGCGGGCGTTCGTGCCGACCTTCGGCTTCGGCGCCTCGGCGATGACCGAGCAGGCCTTCGCGTCGCTCCTGATGCCGGTCGCGCGCAATCGCACCTACATCCAGTCGTCCACGACGTGGCGCCGGAACAATCCCGTCATCGAAGCGGAGCCGGCCTTGCAGTCCTTCTGGGTGAACACGACGGTGGGCTACGCGGTCGTGCGAACCGTCCGAATCGAGGGGTATTACACGGTCGCCTGGCAGGATACGCGCCTGGCGGGCGGCAGGGTCAATCGTCAACGCGTCGGCGCGCAGGTCGTCCTGTCGGCGCCCATGAGGATTCAGTAATGGAAGAACGTCCGTTTCATCCGCTCGACTACGTGACGGTGGTGCGGCGCCGGTTCCGGTGGTTTGTCGTGCCGCTGGCGATCTGCGTCGTTGGCGGCGCCACCCTCGCCCTGGTGCTGCCCTCCTGGTACCGCGCGGAAGCGACCATCGGGGTCACCGCGGCCACGGTCAGTCCCGACGTGACCAAGTCAGGCGTGGCGTCGATGGACCGCGAGGAGCGCGTCCGGGCGGTCACGCAGCAGCTCTTCAGCCGGCCGCTTCTCGAGCGCGTCGCCCGCGAAGAGGGCCTGACGAACGACCGGCCCATCGAACAGGTCGTGGCGGAACTGCGCGCCAACACGACGGTGCGCCCCGACGACCCGCTGGCCAGGGCCGCTGCGCGCCCGGGGCTCGACACGTTTGCGATCAGCTACATGGATCGCTCACCGGATCAGACGCAGAAGGTCACCAACCGCCTGGCGCTGGTCTTCGTCGAGGAAACGCAACGCGCGCGCGAAAACCGCGCCGAGCGATCGTCCGAGTTCCTGGCGGCGCAGCTGCGCGAAAGCCAGGACCGCCTGGCGCAGCTCGAGGAGCGGCTGCGGCAGAAGAAGGAAGCCTACATGGGGCGCCTCCCCGAGCAGCGGGACGCGAACCTGCAGATGGTGGCCACGCTCAGCCAGCGGCTGGAGGCGACCAGCAACACGCTGCGCAGCGAGCAGGACCGCCTCACGATGACCGAACGCCAGATCGACGCGATCCGCCAGGGGACGGCGGATGTCGCGCCAATGCGCGCCGACGTCGGCCCGATGACCGTGCAGGGGCGCGTGGCGCTGCTGCAGCGCGAGCTAGCCGAGGCGCGGACCATGTACACCGACAAACACCCGGAGATTCACCGGCTGCAGCAGGAACTCGCCGACGCGCGTGACGAGCTGAAGCGCGGCGGCCGCGGGTCGGACCGCGACGAGTTGCTGCGGACCGACCCGACGTACCAGCAGCTCCTGGCGGATCGCAACCTCGCGCGGCTGCGGGTTCAGGCCTTGCGGCGCGACGAGAGCGCGACGAAGTCCCAGATCGCCCGCTACCAGCAGCGCGTGGAAGCCGCGCCGATGGTGGAACAGGAGCTCGCCGCGCTGACACGCGAATACGAGCTCGAGAAGACGCAGTACGGCCAGCTCTCGGAAAAGCACAAGACCGCGCTCGTCGCCGAGGACCTCGAGCGGAAGCAGGGGAACGAGCGCTTCTCGCTGCTCTACCCTGCCGCCCGCCCGCGCAGCCCGGAGCGGCCGAACCGCGCGCGGCTGCTGCTGATGGCGCTCGCCCTGGGATTGGCGCTCGGGGCCGGGCTCGTCCTCGGGCGCGAGTACCTCGATCGCTCCGTCCATGATGCGCGCGCGCTGCAATCCGCGTTCGACGTGCCGGTGCTCGCGGAAATCCCGCGTATCGGCAGGACCGCTTGAGAAAAGGTGAACGATCATGAGCCGGATACACGACATCCTCAGCAAGGCCGAGCGCGACGGCACGGCGCGGCGGGTCTCCACCGCCGGCTTCACGGCGACCGAGGACGCGCCCCCGCCCGTCATCGAGCCGGCGGCGCGGATCATGGCGCTGCACGACGGCACCGCATCCGACGCGTTCCCGGTCGACCGTCACGGCACGGTGTCGGCCCCCGTGGAGACGACTCCGGCCACGCCGGAAATCCGCGGCGTGCAGCTCGACCCGGTGCTCGTCGCCGCGCTCGAACCCGAGTCGCTGGCCTCCGAGCAGTACCGCGCCCTTCGCACGCGCATCACGCAATCGGAGAACGGCCGCGCGGTGCGCACGATCGCTGTCACGAGCCCAGCGAAAGGTGACGGCAAGAGCGTCAACGCGGCCAACCTCGCGCTCACGATGGCGCAGGAGTTCCAGCAGCGGATCGTTCTCGTGGATGGCGACCTTCGGCACCCGCGCGCGCACCACCTGCTTGGCCTCACGGCGGGGGCCGGACTCGCCGAGGTCCTCAAGGGAGAGCTCGAGCTGGATGCCGCGCTGGTGTCGCTGCCCGACCACCACCTGACGGTGCTTCCGGCGGGAGTGCCCCCATCGCATCCGGCGGAACTGCTTGGCTCCACCGCGATGCGGCGCGTGATCGAGTCGCTGCGGCAGCGCTACGACCGCATCGTGATCGACATGCCGCCGGCGGCTCCGTTTGCCGACGCGCAGATTCTCTCGCCGCTCGTCGATGGCGTGGTCGTCATCGTCCGGGCGGGCGTGACGCCGCGGCCGGCCGTCGAGCGCACGCTCGGCGGCCTCGCCCGCGCGAAGGTGCTCGGCCTGGTGCTCAACGAGGCGGGCGTGCCAACCGAGTCCGGCTATTCGCCGGAGGGCTATCAGAAGGACTGAGGGTTTCGGGACCATGCAGGTGTTCGACCGGTACGTGTCAGCGCGAAGCATGACGGTCTTCGCCGCCGAGCTGTTTCTGATCTTCGGATCGGTCTCGCTCGCGGCGGGGGTGCAGGACGGCTTCGTTCCGGGCGCGGCCACGCTGTGGAAGATCGCCCTGGTGACGCTGCTGTGCCAGCTGTGCCTGTACTACAACGACTTCTATGACCTGACCGTCGTACACACGCCGCGCGAGCTGGTCGTGCGGCTCTTCCAGGCCGCGGGCGCCGCGTCGATCCTGCTCGCCGCCGTCTACCTCGCCGCGCCGGGGTTGATGATCGGCAGCGGCATCTTCGTGTCGGCGCTCACGGTGTTTCTCGTCGCGATCCTCGCGTGGCGCCTGCTCTTCAACCGGGTCACGACGCTGCGCGGAATGGAAGAGCGCGTGCTGATCCTGGGGACCGGACAATCGGCGCGCATCGTGGCGCGCCAGATCCTCGCGCAGCGGGACTTCGGCTACCGCGTTGTGGGCTTCATCGCCGACGACGCCGCGCGGATCGGCGAACGCATCGTCAACCCCGGCATCGTCGGGACGCCGGTCGACATCCCGCGGCTCATCACGAGCGAGCGCATCGATCGCGTCGTCATCGGCCTGTCGGATCGGCGCGGCAAGCTGCCGGTCGACGAGCTGCTGCAGGCGAAGCTCGCGGGCGTGCGCATCGAGGACGTGACGACGATCTACGAGCGGCTGACGGGCAAGATCCTCGTCGAAGATGTCCGGCCGAGCTGGCTGATCTTCGGCGACGGCTTCCGGGTCTCGCGCTGGACGCGCGCGGTCAAGCGCACGCTGGACGTGACGATGGCGTTCCTGATGGTGGTGGCCGGCGCCCCGTCCATCGCGCTGACGGCCGTGGCCGTCTGGCTCGAGGATGGCTCGCCGGTCCTGTACAGCCAGGAGCGCGTCGGGGAGCACGGCCGCATCTTCCGCGTCTACAAGTTCCGATCGATGCGAAAGGACGCCGAGAGCGCGGGCACGCCCATCTGGGCGAAGGCCGACGACGATCGCGTGACCCGCGTCGGCCGGTTCATCCGCAAGGCGCGGCTGGACGAACTGCCGCAACTGTGGAACGTGCTGCGGGGCGACATGAGCTTCGTCGGTCCGCGCCCCGAGCGCCCGTTCTTCGTCGAGCAACTGGCACAGCAGATCCCGTTCTACCAGCAGCGGCACGCGGTGAAGCCGGGGCTCACCGGCTGGGCGCAGGTGAAGTATCGCTACGGGGCGTCGCTCGAGGACGCGATCGAGAAGCTGCGCTACGACCTGTACTACATCAAGCACCTGTCGCTGGCCTTCGACATCACGATCATCTTCGACACCGTGAAGGTCATCCTCTTCCGGAAGGGTGCGCAGTGATGACCTCGCGGCAGGACCAGACGCCGGCGGCGATCTGGGGGGACACGCGGCCGCTCGCCCGCATCGCGCGGAACCTCGGGACGCGCTACCTGATGATCTTCGCAGACACGATCATCGGGCTGTTCATGCTGCCCTTCAACGTCACCCACCTGGGGAAGGACGCGTACGGCCTCTGGCTGCTGACCGCATCGGTGACCGCGTACTTCTCGATTCTCGACCTCGGCTACGGCGGGGCGCTCGTGAAGTTCGTCGCGCAATACCGCGCGTGGCGGGACGCGAAGGCGATCAACCAGATCGCGAGCACGCTGTTCTTCCTGTTCGCCGGCGTGGGCCTTCTCTCCTACGGCGTGGCGGCCGCGGTCGCGTACAACCTGCCGCACCTGTTCGCGATCACGCCCGATCAGGCGCCCACCGGGCGTGCCGTGCTGCTGATCGTGGCGGTCCAGATCGCCCTGTCGTTCCCCTTCTCGGTCTTCGGCGGGGTCATCAACGGATTCCAGCGGTACGACACGAACAACCTGGTGGCGATCGTCAGCGCGGTCCTCGTGGCGGCCGCCAACGTGGGCGTGCTGCTGTCGGGGGGAGGCCTGGTCGCGCTCGTCGCGTGGACGACCGGGATCCGCATCGTGGCGCTGTTCGTGTACCGCGCCAACGCGTACCGCATCTTCCCCGCGCTCCAGGTGCGGCTCGCGCACGTGCGCCGCGCGCGCCTGCGCGAGGTGACCGGCTTCAGCGTGTACAGCCTGATCATCGATTGGGCCAACAAGCTCAATTACTCGATCGACCCGCTCGTGATTGGCGTGTTCCTGGGCGCCGCGCCGGTGGCGGTGTGGGGTGTGGCGCAGCGGATCGTGTGGGCGGTCCAGCGGCTCACAAACCAGTTGAACGGCGTCCTCTTTCCGGTCGTGGTGGACAGCGACGCCGGCCGGCGCGCCGAGCATCTCCGCGCGATCCTGCTGCAGGGCACGCGGCTGTCGCTCGCGACGGTCGTCCCCATCACCGCGTGCCTGGTGATGGTGGCGCCGCCGCTCGTCCACGCGTGGGTCGGCGCGGACTTCGCCGCGAGCGCCGTGATCATCCAGATCCTGTCGATCGCCATCGCCGTCCGCGTCGGCAACGCGACGGCGACCACCGTGCTCAAGGGGGCCGGCGAGCACCGTTTCATCGCGCTCACGAACCTGGGCATGTCGGTGGTCAACGTGGCGCTGTCGATCGCGCTCA
Coding sequences within it:
- a CDS encoding CpsD/CapB family tyrosine-protein kinase, whose product is MSRIHDILSKAERDGTARRVSTAGFTATEDAPPPVIEPAARIMALHDGTASDAFPVDRHGTVSAPVETTPATPEIRGVQLDPVLVAALEPESLASEQYRALRTRITQSENGRAVRTIAVTSPAKGDGKSVNAANLALTMAQEFQQRIVLVDGDLRHPRAHHLLGLTAGAGLAEVLKGELELDAALVSLPDHHLTVLPAGVPPSHPAELLGSTAMRRVIESLRQRYDRIVIDMPPAAPFADAQILSPLVDGVVVIVRAGVTPRPAVERTLGGLARAKVLGLVLNEAGVPTESGYSPEGYQKD
- a CDS encoding oligosaccharide flippase family protein, encoding MMTSRQDQTPAAIWGDTRPLARIARNLGTRYLMIFADTIIGLFMLPFNVTHLGKDAYGLWLLTASVTAYFSILDLGYGGALVKFVAQYRAWRDAKAINQIASTLFFLFAGVGLLSYGVAAAVAYNLPHLFAITPDQAPTGRAVLLIVAVQIALSFPFSVFGGVINGFQRYDTNNLVAIVSAVLVAAANVGVLLSGGGLVALVAWTTGIRIVALFVYRANAYRIFPALQVRLAHVRRARLREVTGFSVYSLIIDWANKLNYSIDPLVIGVFLGAAPVAVWGVAQRIVWAVQRLTNQLNGVLFPVVVDSDAGRRAEHLRAILLQGTRLSLATVVPITACLVMVAPPLVHAWVGADFAASAVIIQILSIAIAVRVGNATATTVLKGAGEHRFIALTNLGMSVVNVALSIALIGPLGLLGNALGTLLPVTAAALFLQFPAACRHTGVALNEGWRRGVWPAVWPAIPMALLLLGVRAYVPARLGAIAALSLAAALVYLTLFIAFAVGTRDRDLYLRKVRQLIVRTAPQAA
- a CDS encoding TIGR03013 family PEP-CTERM/XrtA system glycosyltransferase — protein: MQVFDRYVSARSMTVFAAELFLIFGSVSLAAGVQDGFVPGAATLWKIALVTLLCQLCLYYNDFYDLTVVHTPRELVVRLFQAAGAASILLAAVYLAAPGLMIGSGIFVSALTVFLVAILAWRLLFNRVTTLRGMEERVLILGTGQSARIVARQILAQRDFGYRVVGFIADDAARIGERIVNPGIVGTPVDIPRLITSERIDRVVIGLSDRRGKLPVDELLQAKLAGVRIEDVTTIYERLTGKILVEDVRPSWLIFGDGFRVSRWTRAVKRTLDVTMAFLMVVAGAPSIALTAVAVWLEDGSPVLYSQERVGEHGRIFRVYKFRSMRKDAESAGTPIWAKADDDRVTRVGRFIRKARLDELPQLWNVLRGDMSFVGPRPERPFFVEQLAQQIPFYQQRHAVKPGLTGWAQVKYRYGASLEDAIEKLRYDLYYIKHLSLAFDITIIFDTVKVILFRKGAQ
- a CDS encoding sigma 54-interacting transcriptional regulator — translated: MGTTNLARDERHEFEVRSMPSPPAGAEACDPETLRERVRAMLERRPSRYTLLLGHGDQMLEVRELIDRVADTDVTVLVRGESGTGKELVARAIHAASLRRDKPFVKVNCAALPTELLESELFGFERGAFTGAVQQKPGKFEFANQGTMFLDEISEMPPPLQAKLLHVLQDGEFSRLGGRHDVQVDVRVVAATNRDLEGAVADGQFREDLFFRLNVVCITLPPLRQRREEIPLLAEYFIQKYAEHYNRPPLALQQDILHLLVGYAWPGNVRELENMVKRMVVLGTDVPIRREITQALAQRPLVTGPIPALVANRLDTPVPPDATAAGEAGIAAPVEAAGAPAPSVPAARTDAAPDPMAPCSLKEIARHAAREAERELIARTLQHTRWNRREAAEILGISYKALLYKIKDADLDRAS
- a CDS encoding polysaccharide biosynthesis/export family protein, translated to MTPAFAIVMTGLLAAQAVAPTLAQTSSASHPALRTQTGSAAARPATGDTTTTPPAPAPTTGASPAAHDYRLSAGDKLRVEVYRDQQLSQSVQIRPDGKITLPLLGDVQAAGLTPIALRDRLTTSLKEYITTPVVTVIVVEATPATVFVMGEVKAPGPQPLRGSMTVLEALAMAGGFLDFAKTSDIRVLRKAPAGTETLKFNYKKALKGEGEPIVLRAGDIVVVP